The Euphorbia lathyris chromosome 2, ddEupLath1.1, whole genome shotgun sequence genome includes a window with the following:
- the LOC136218469 gene encoding uncharacterized protein, translating into MTTMHTSMNTQHTILFKQNTKKMSSSRSRSIEDERAGAEIVYGAENCYIHSVKLLEELGFPKGVLPLKDLEECGRVRETGFVWMKQKAPYEHFFVGTNSKVSYGLEVTAYVENFKMKKMTGIKSRQMFLWVPITEMSIPDPKTNKILFKTPMGIAKAFPLSAFF; encoded by the exons ATGACTACAATGCATACGAGCATGAATACCCAACACACCATTTTGTTTAAACAG AATACAAAGAAAATGTCTAGCAGCAGAAGCAGATCAATAGAAGATGAAAGAGCAGGAGCAGAAATAGTGTATGGTGCTGAAAATTGCTACATTCACTCAGTAAAACTACTTGAAGAGCTGGGGTTTCCAAAGGGAGTTCTACCATTGAAAGATCTAGAAGAGTGTGGAAGAGTAAGAGAAACAGGTTTTGTTTGGATGAAGCAAAAAGCTCCATATGAGCATTTCTTTGTTGGAACAAATAGCAAGGTGAGTTATGGTCTTGAAGTCACAGCTTATGTGGAAAATTTCAAGATGAAAAAGATGACTGGAATTAAAAGTAGACAAATGTTTTTATGGGTACCCATTACTGAAATGTCCATTCCAGACCCTAAAACCAACAAAATTCTATTTAAGACTCCTATGGGAATTGCCAAAGCTTTCCCTCTCTCTGCTTTTTTCTAA
- the LOC136218467 gene encoding histone-lysine N-methyltransferase ATXR6, giving the protein MASSSKSSITTTMSLRRRTHAPNPRSPAPFSHQTIKYADVCCEKCGSDQSPAELLLCDGCDCGYHLFCLRPILVSVPKGSWFCPSCSNHKMPKSFPLVQTKIVDFFRIQRLNEYPQKLGQDSLKKRKRSSSLVMSKKKRKLLPFNPSDDPERRLEQMGSLATALTCSGTQFSNELTYQPGMAPRSANCPALEKEGMQVLAKEDIETLNLCKRMMNRGECPPLMVVFDPQEGFTVEADKCIKDLTIITEYVGDVDLLKNRENDEGDSMMTLLCAANPSESLVICPDKRGNIARFINGINNYSMDGRKKQNLKCVRYNVNGECRVLLIANRDIKKGERLYYDYNAYEHEYPTHHFV; this is encoded by the exons ATGGCTTCTTCTTCAAAATCCAGCATCACAACAACAATGTCGTTGAGACGCAGAACTCATGCTCCTAATCCTCGATCTCCCGCTCCATTTTCTCATCAAACAATCAAATACGCCGATGTTTGCTGCGAGAAATGTGGATCCGACCAATCTCCGGCGGAGCTACTGCTTTGTGATGGCTGTGACTGTGGGTATCATCTCTTTTGCTTAAGACCCATACTTGTTTCTGTGCCTAAAGGATCTTGGTTTTGCCCTTCCTGCTCCAACCACAAGATGCCCAAAT cctttcctcttgttcaaacaaAAATTGTTGATTTCTTTCGCATTCAAAGGTTGAACGAATATCCTCAGAAGCTAGGTCAAG ATAGCTTGAAGAAACGAAAGCGGTCTAGTAGTTTAGTTATGTccaaaaagaaaaggaagttaTTACCATTCAATCCAAGTGATGATCCTGAAAGAAGACTTGAACAAATGGGATCACTAGCCACGGCATTAACATGTTCAGGAACTCAATTCAGCAATGAACTCACTTACCAGCCGGGCATGGCTCCTAGATCTGCCAATTGTCCAGCCCTTGAGAAGGAAGGAATGCAG GTGTTGGCAAAGGAAGACATTGAGACCTTAAATTTGTGCAAAAGAATGATGAATAGAGGAGAATGTCCACCCCTAATGGTTGTGTTTGATCCTCAAGAAGG GTTCACAGTTGAGGCGGATAAGTGTATTAAAGATTTAACAATTATCACAGAGTACGTTGGAGATGTAGACTTGTTAAAGAATCGAGAAAATGATGAGGGTGATAGCATGATGACATTGCTTTGTGCTGCAAATCCTTCAGAAAGCCTTGTGATATGCCCAGATAAACGGGGAAACATTGCTCGGTTTATCAATGGAATCAATAATTATTCCAT GGATGGAAGAAAGAAGCAGAACCTGAAATGTGTGAGATATAATGTTAATGGAGAGTGTAGAGTTTTGCTGATTGCGAATAGAGATATAAAGAAGGGAGAGAGACTCTACTATGACTACAATGCATACGAGCATGAATACCCAACACACCATTTTGTTTAA